Proteins found in one Terribacillus sp. DMT04 genomic segment:
- a CDS encoding DUF503 domain-containing protein: protein MILAAVVECIIYNAHSLKDKRSVVKRITTRIGGSFNIAVSEVDYHDLWQRTCFELVTTSPDRVRAEQVIDQALALIDSFPEIERTAADKQWL, encoded by the coding sequence ATGATTCTGGCTGCGGTTGTAGAATGTATAATCTATAACGCGCATTCCCTCAAGGATAAGCGTTCGGTCGTTAAACGGATTACAACTAGGATTGGCGGTTCCTTCAATATCGCTGTCAGTGAAGTTGATTATCATGATTTGTGGCAGCGCACTTGCTTTGAATTGGTAACAACTTCTCCTGACCGTGTCCGTGCCGAGCAAGTAATAGACCAAGCGCTTGCCTTGATTGATTCTTTTCCGGAGATCGAGAGAACAGCTGCTGATAAACAGTGGCTTTAG
- the rbfA gene encoding 30S ribosome-binding factor RbfA: protein MSELRANRVAEQMKKELGDIISRKIKDPRIGFVTVTDVEVTGDLQQAKVYISVLGEEKQKNNTLLGLAKAKGFIRSEIGKRIRLRKTPELAFEFDEAVEQGNRIEHLLKELDDSER from the coding sequence ATGAGTGAATTACGCGCAAATCGTGTAGCAGAGCAAATGAAAAAAGAGCTCGGCGACATTATTTCCAGAAAGATTAAAGATCCGCGGATCGGTTTTGTAACAGTCACCGATGTAGAAGTTACGGGTGACTTGCAGCAAGCAAAAGTTTACATCTCCGTCCTTGGTGAAGAAAAGCAGAAAAATAATACGCTTCTCGGATTAGCAAAAGCAAAAGGTTTTATCCGCTCTGAAATTGGCAAGCGAATCCGTTTGCGCAAAACACCGGAGCTAGCCTTCGAATTTGACGAAGCAGTCGAACAAGGAAATCGCATCGAGCATTTGTTAAAAGAGCTTGATGATTCCGAAAGATAA
- the truB gene encoding tRNA pseudouridine(55) synthase TruB has product MDGILPLWKPKGMTSHDCVFKARKLLQTKKIGHTGTLDPDVEGVLPLCIGQATKVVPYLTDTSKTYVAEVTLGTSTETEDKSGEVIEEKQITEPIPIAAIEKVLQSFLGETEQIPPMYSAVKVGGRKLYEYARQGQVVERPIRRITIHSIDLHKDSVRADGSVFGFTVSCSKGTYIRTLCVDIGKALGYPAHMSSLVRTQAGAFSAQDTVTFAKIEEAMEAGTIEQLLQPVTKAVDYLPLIEADADIEQKVRFGQRLPRPAEADLYRVQRGEQLLGIYETHPSYSQLLKPKRVFVSGKAGGTDAND; this is encoded by the coding sequence TTGGATGGAATCCTGCCGTTATGGAAACCGAAAGGGATGACCTCCCATGACTGTGTGTTTAAAGCACGCAAGCTATTACAAACGAAGAAAATTGGGCATACCGGCACACTTGATCCGGATGTAGAAGGTGTCTTGCCGCTCTGTATCGGACAAGCAACAAAGGTTGTTCCGTATTTGACGGATACCTCCAAAACATATGTTGCAGAAGTAACACTCGGTACCTCGACCGAAACGGAAGACAAAAGCGGAGAGGTAATCGAAGAAAAACAAATCACAGAGCCAATTCCTATAGCCGCTATTGAAAAAGTACTCCAAAGCTTCCTTGGTGAAACAGAACAGATACCGCCTATGTATTCTGCCGTCAAAGTAGGAGGCCGCAAGTTGTATGAATACGCCAGACAGGGGCAAGTCGTGGAGCGTCCTATTAGGCGGATTACAATTCACAGCATAGACTTGCACAAAGATTCCGTTCGCGCGGATGGAAGCGTGTTCGGGTTCACAGTAAGCTGCTCAAAAGGTACTTATATTCGTACGCTTTGTGTGGATATAGGCAAGGCTCTCGGATACCCGGCGCATATGAGCAGTTTGGTGCGTACGCAAGCTGGAGCATTTTCTGCGCAAGATACAGTAACGTTTGCTAAAATAGAGGAAGCAATGGAAGCAGGAACGATAGAACAGTTGCTGCAGCCTGTCACGAAAGCAGTTGACTATCTGCCGCTCATTGAAGCAGATGCCGATATCGAACAAAAGGTCCGGTTCGGTCAGCGTCTTCCGCGGCCGGCAGAAGCGGATCTTTACCGTGTTCAAAGAGGAGAACAATTGCTTGGCATTTATGAGACGCATCCTTCATATTCACAGCTATTAAAGCCAAAACGAGTATTCGTATCAGGGAAAGCAGGTGGCACAGATGCAAACGATTAA
- a CDS encoding bifunctional riboflavin kinase/FAD synthetase — MQTIKLQYTETMKLSDMPAVSAAIGFFDGIHRGHHQVIQQAIDYAEENQLKSAVITFHPHPSVILGKAETREDYLTPLHEKEAILEKMGIDYLYLIEFTKELASLSPDSFIERFINGLTVQHLVSGFDFTYGQKGAGNAASLQEAAQNNTFSYEAVAKVEDADEKISSTQIRELVASGEIEKAVELLGHPLTLTGEVITGDQRGRTIGYPTANIRIEPAYFLPKTGVYAVEVLVKGQTFYGMANLGYKPTFQEDAVLPNLEVHILNFDEQIYGEQLTVSWKSFIREEVKFNGIDELVGQLNRDKQQVNAYFA; from the coding sequence ATGCAAACGATTAAATTACAATATACAGAAACAATGAAACTAAGCGATATGCCTGCTGTCAGTGCAGCGATTGGTTTTTTCGATGGAATTCATCGCGGCCATCATCAGGTAATCCAGCAAGCAATTGATTATGCGGAAGAAAATCAACTAAAAAGCGCAGTCATTACCTTTCATCCGCATCCATCAGTCATTCTCGGTAAAGCAGAGACAAGAGAAGATTATCTGACTCCGCTTCATGAAAAAGAAGCGATTTTAGAGAAGATGGGGATAGATTATCTATATCTAATTGAATTCACGAAAGAGCTTGCAAGTTTAAGTCCAGACAGCTTTATAGAACGGTTTATCAATGGTCTCACCGTGCAGCATCTAGTATCTGGTTTCGATTTTACTTACGGCCAAAAAGGAGCCGGAAATGCTGCATCTCTTCAAGAAGCAGCACAAAATAATACATTCAGCTATGAAGCGGTTGCTAAAGTAGAAGATGCCGACGAAAAAATCAGCTCTACACAAATCAGGGAGTTAGTGGCATCTGGGGAAATTGAAAAAGCCGTCGAATTACTTGGCCATCCGCTCACATTGACTGGAGAAGTCATTACAGGTGATCAGCGTGGTCGTACAATCGGATATCCAACAGCGAATATTCGCATAGAGCCAGCTTATTTCCTGCCAAAAACAGGCGTTTATGCAGTAGAAGTACTTGTAAAAGGGCAAACATTTTATGGTATGGCCAATCTCGGCTATAAACCGACTTTCCAGGAAGACGCCGTCCTGCCTAATTTAGAAGTTCATATTCTCAACTTCGATGAACAAATCTATGGGGAGCAGCTGACTGTTTCTTGGAAATCATTCATTCGAGAAGAAGTGAAATTTAACGGTATCGATGAGCTGGTTGGTCAATTGAACCGCGATAAACAGCAAGTTAACGCATATTTTGCTTAG
- the rpsO gene encoding 30S ribosomal protein S15, with protein sequence MAISKERKNELISEYKTHDSDTGSPEVQIAVLTEEITTLNEHLRTHKKDHHSRRGLLKMVGRRRNLLNYLRDKDVTRYRDLIQKLGLRR encoded by the coding sequence ATGGCAATCTCTAAAGAACGTAAGAATGAACTAATCAGCGAATACAAAACACATGACAGTGACACAGGTTCACCAGAAGTGCAAATCGCTGTTTTGACGGAGGAAATCACTACACTTAACGAACACCTTCGTACACACAAAAAAGATCACCACTCTCGTCGTGGCCTATTGAAAATGGTTGGTCGCCGTCGTAACTTGTTAAACTATCTTCGCGATAAAGACGTTACACGTTACCGTGATCTAATTCAAAAACTTGGCTTACGCCGATAA
- the pnp gene encoding polyribonucleotide nucleotidyltransferase codes for MADQKQVFSTEISGQTFSVEIGELAKQASGACLIQYGDTSVLSTVVGSKEPKDLPFFPLTVNYEERLYAVGKIPGGFIKREGRPSEKAVLASRLIDRPIRPLFPDGFRNDVQVISMVMSVDQDYSSEMAAMVGSSIALSISDIPFHGPIAGVVVGRVNGEFIINPTKEQQEQSDIDLTVAGTKDAINMVEAGAEEVPEDIMLEAIMFGHEEIKRLVAFQEEIVAAVGKEKMDVKLFDLDKELTEDVKNRCYDKLKAAIEVHEKKAREAAIDEVKKETVAFYEEQEADEDTVKQVKGILGKLVKEEVRRAITKDKIRPDGRGVDEIRPLSSRIGVLPRTHGSALFTRGQTQALSVCTLGALGDVQILDGLDTEETKRFMHHYNFPHFSVGETGPIRAPGRREIGHGALGERALEKVIPSEKDFPYTIRLVSEILESNGSTSQASICASTMAMMAAGVPIKAPVAGIAMGLVKSGDDYTILTDIQGMEDALGDMDFKVAGTEKGVTALQMDIKIEGLSREILEEALTQARKGRLEILSHMVSTISEPKQELSAYAPKILTMTINSDKIRDVIGPSGKQINKIIEETGVKIDIEQDGTVFISSTNSAKNDEAKQIISDIVREVEVGEVYDGTVKRIEKFGAFVELFKGKDGLVHISELAEERVGKVEDVVKIGDKLKVKVKEIDRQGRVNLSHKQLLVEAKQEKEEQSATEE; via the coding sequence ATGGCAGACCAAAAACAAGTGTTCTCCACGGAGATTTCCGGTCAGACTTTTTCTGTGGAAATCGGAGAACTTGCCAAGCAAGCGAGCGGCGCTTGCCTAATCCAGTACGGAGACACGTCTGTACTTTCCACTGTTGTTGGTTCTAAAGAACCGAAAGACTTACCGTTTTTCCCATTGACAGTGAACTATGAAGAAAGACTATATGCAGTTGGTAAGATTCCAGGCGGTTTCATTAAGCGCGAGGGCCGTCCGAGTGAGAAAGCTGTATTGGCTTCTCGTCTAATCGACCGTCCGATTCGTCCATTGTTCCCAGATGGATTCCGTAATGACGTGCAAGTAATCAGCATGGTAATGAGTGTGGATCAAGATTACTCTTCTGAAATGGCTGCAATGGTCGGTTCTTCCATCGCATTGAGCATTTCTGATATTCCATTCCACGGCCCAATTGCTGGTGTCGTTGTTGGTCGCGTAAATGGTGAATTTATCATCAACCCGACAAAAGAACAGCAAGAGCAGAGTGACATTGACCTGACAGTTGCAGGCACAAAAGATGCGATCAACATGGTTGAAGCTGGTGCAGAAGAAGTGCCGGAAGATATTATGCTGGAAGCAATCATGTTCGGTCATGAAGAAATCAAACGTCTTGTTGCATTCCAAGAAGAAATCGTTGCCGCTGTCGGCAAAGAAAAGATGGATGTTAAACTTTTCGATTTGGACAAGGAATTAACGGAAGATGTAAAAAACCGTTGTTACGACAAGTTGAAAGCTGCCATCGAAGTGCATGAAAAGAAAGCACGTGAAGCAGCAATTGATGAAGTGAAAAAAGAAACTGTCGCTTTCTATGAAGAACAGGAAGCGGATGAAGATACAGTGAAGCAAGTGAAAGGAATTCTTGGCAAACTAGTTAAGGAAGAAGTTCGCCGAGCTATCACGAAAGACAAGATTCGTCCGGATGGTCGCGGTGTTGACGAAATTCGTCCGCTTTCTTCCCGTATTGGTGTATTGCCTCGGACACACGGATCTGCATTGTTCACACGCGGTCAAACGCAAGCATTGAGTGTATGTACACTTGGCGCATTAGGCGATGTACAGATTCTTGATGGTTTGGATACAGAAGAAACGAAACGCTTTATGCACCATTACAACTTCCCGCACTTCAGTGTTGGTGAGACAGGACCAATCAGAGCGCCAGGACGCCGTGAAATCGGACATGGTGCACTTGGAGAAAGAGCATTGGAAAAAGTGATTCCTTCTGAGAAGGATTTCCCTTATACCATTCGTCTTGTTTCTGAGATTCTGGAGTCCAACGGTTCCACTTCTCAAGCTAGTATTTGTGCCAGCACAATGGCGATGATGGCTGCCGGTGTACCAATTAAAGCACCAGTAGCAGGGATTGCAATGGGCTTAGTGAAGTCTGGTGATGATTACACAATCCTTACAGACATCCAAGGCATGGAAGATGCGCTAGGAGATATGGACTTCAAAGTAGCAGGTACTGAAAAAGGTGTAACAGCCTTGCAAATGGATATTAAGATTGAAGGATTGAGCCGTGAGATTTTGGAAGAGGCACTAACGCAAGCCCGTAAAGGCCGTTTGGAAATCCTTAGTCATATGGTTTCGACAATCAGCGAACCGAAGCAAGAGCTTTCTGCTTATGCTCCGAAAATCCTGACAATGACAATCAATTCAGATAAGATCCGCGACGTAATTGGGCCAAGTGGTAAACAAATCAACAAAATCATTGAAGAAACGGGCGTCAAGATTGATATCGAACAAGACGGAACCGTATTTATTTCTTCTACCAATTCTGCGAAGAATGACGAAGCGAAGCAAATTATCAGCGACATCGTTCGTGAAGTTGAAGTTGGAGAAGTATACGATGGTACTGTAAAACGTATTGAGAAATTCGGCGCATTTGTTGAATTGTTTAAAGGAAAAGATGGACTTGTCCATATTTCTGAACTGGCAGAAGAACGCGTTGGTAAAGTAGAGGATGTTGTCAAAATTGGCGACAAACTGAAAGTAAAAGTAAAAGAAATCGACCGTCAAGGACGCGTGAATCTTTCACATAAACAGCTGCTTGTAGAAGCAAAACAGGAAAAAGAAGAGCAGTCTGCGACTGAAGAATAA
- a CDS encoding polysaccharide deacetylase family protein, protein MHRIIIHLLVFVTLILLLIDGGNLPSQTASVSHHPVFSDIAVRSDEAQLRQEIEAVRKEVEKPSENARIDKIWKKIPGKAGVKVDVDASVEKMQKTGTFDRDLLVLEEVEPEVTLDELPASPIYRAREDQEQVALLINVSWGEEHIPAILQTLKDAGVKANFFIEGKWAKENNEIVEMIEEEGHVIGNHAYNHPDMKKMNKADSVEQITQTNEIINAITGDKPTYFAPPSGSFNQGVIEAAAEQQMETILWSVDTIDWQKPTVPVMMKRVTEKLHPGAFILMHPTPVVEAGLADMLKVIEEKGYSVSTLDTILNEGR, encoded by the coding sequence ATGCATCGGATTATTATACACTTGCTTGTTTTCGTCACGCTGATTCTTCTGCTGATTGATGGTGGTAATCTGCCGTCTCAAACAGCGTCTGTGAGCCATCATCCAGTATTTTCTGATATAGCAGTGAGATCTGATGAAGCACAATTGCGGCAGGAAATAGAGGCGGTACGCAAGGAAGTTGAAAAGCCGTCTGAGAATGCTCGAATCGATAAGATATGGAAGAAAATACCCGGTAAAGCGGGTGTCAAGGTTGATGTTGATGCTTCAGTAGAAAAGATGCAAAAGACAGGCACATTTGATCGGGACCTGCTCGTATTAGAGGAAGTCGAACCGGAAGTTACATTGGACGAACTTCCAGCTTCACCAATTTATCGGGCGAGAGAAGATCAAGAGCAGGTTGCTTTGCTGATTAATGTTTCATGGGGAGAAGAACATATTCCTGCTATTTTGCAAACATTAAAAGATGCCGGTGTGAAGGCGAACTTCTTCATTGAGGGCAAGTGGGCAAAAGAAAATAATGAAATTGTCGAAATGATTGAAGAAGAAGGGCACGTTATTGGCAACCATGCTTATAATCATCCCGATATGAAAAAAATGAACAAAGCAGACTCCGTTGAACAGATAACGCAGACGAATGAGATTATTAACGCTATTACAGGTGACAAACCTACCTATTTCGCTCCGCCAAGCGGAAGCTTTAATCAAGGTGTCATTGAAGCTGCCGCTGAACAGCAAATGGAGACGATTTTGTGGTCCGTTGATACCATTGATTGGCAAAAACCGACAGTACCTGTTATGATGAAACGCGTGACTGAGAAATTGCATCCAGGAGCATTCATCTTGATGCATCCAACACCTGTTGTAGAAGCAGGACTTGCCGACATGCTGAAAGTTATCGAAGAAAAAGGGTACAGTGTGTCGACTTTGGATACGATATTGAATGAAGGAAGATAA
- a CDS encoding pitrilysin family protein, with amino-acid sequence MLQRHTCKNGLRVVVENMPSVRSVTIGIWILTGSRNEEEINNGLSHFLEHMFFKGTKKRSAKELAEAFDAIGGMVNAFTSKEYTCYYAKVLDTHKEFALEVLADMFFESQFAQEEIEKEQKVVLEEIKMAEDTPDDIIHDWLAEAAYGKHPLGLPILGTESTVMSFNSESVRNYKESHYVPEKIVISIAGNVDDSFIKDVEHHFGSFEAASAHRELQAPPFFPNTIRRAKETEQAHLTIGYNGLKLDDPASYSLMVVNNVLGGSMSSRLFQDVREDKGLAYSVFSYHSTHKDSGMLTIYAGTGKEQLDELQETIRLTTDKLKADGLTEKELRNTKEQLKGNYMLGLESTNSRMSRNGRNELMLGKHPSFNELIEKIDNVTMDDVNAIIHHVFGKEQARAIVAPK; translated from the coding sequence TTGCTGCAAAGACACACATGCAAAAATGGATTACGAGTTGTAGTAGAAAACATGCCATCGGTACGATCCGTAACGATCGGTATCTGGATCTTGACAGGTTCCAGAAATGAAGAAGAAATAAATAATGGGCTCTCTCATTTCCTAGAGCATATGTTCTTTAAAGGAACAAAAAAGCGCTCAGCAAAAGAACTTGCGGAAGCTTTTGATGCTATCGGAGGCATGGTGAATGCTTTCACTTCTAAAGAATACACATGCTATTATGCCAAAGTACTTGATACGCATAAAGAATTCGCATTGGAAGTATTAGCAGACATGTTCTTTGAATCGCAATTTGCTCAGGAAGAAATAGAAAAAGAACAGAAAGTAGTTTTGGAAGAAATCAAGATGGCAGAAGATACGCCAGATGATATTATTCATGACTGGCTTGCAGAAGCTGCTTATGGCAAACATCCGCTTGGGTTGCCCATCCTAGGTACAGAAAGCACGGTAATGAGCTTTAACAGTGAGTCTGTTCGTAACTACAAAGAATCTCATTATGTTCCGGAAAAAATTGTTATTTCAATTGCCGGAAATGTAGATGATTCGTTTATAAAAGATGTGGAACATCATTTTGGTTCCTTCGAAGCGGCGTCGGCACATCGAGAATTACAAGCACCGCCATTCTTTCCGAATACAATCCGCCGAGCGAAAGAAACAGAGCAAGCGCATCTGACAATTGGGTACAATGGCTTGAAGCTGGATGATCCAGCTAGCTACAGCCTTATGGTTGTAAACAATGTACTAGGCGGCAGCATGAGTTCACGGCTGTTCCAAGATGTGCGAGAAGACAAGGGCTTAGCGTATTCTGTATTCTCTTACCATAGTACGCATAAAGATAGCGGCATGCTGACGATTTATGCGGGTACTGGCAAAGAGCAGCTGGATGAACTGCAGGAGACAATTCGTTTAACTACGGATAAGCTGAAAGCAGACGGGCTGACGGAAAAGGAATTGCGGAATACAAAAGAACAGCTGAAGGGTAACTATATGCTTGGCTTAGAAAGCACAAATAGCAGAATGAGCCGAAATGGCCGGAACGAATTAATGCTTGGTAAACACCCGTCATTTAATGAATTAATCGAGAAAATCGACAATGTGACGATGGATGATGTGAATGCTATCATTCATCACGTATTCGGCAAAGAGCAAGCTAGAGCGATAGTAGCACCAAAATAA
- a CDS encoding YlmC/YmxH family sporulation protein, whose protein sequence is MRFKDIGDKEIIDVNNGERLGVLGQTDVEFNPVTGKIDAFLIPNYKWFGLRKEGSDNRIAWEEIQTIGKHMILINS, encoded by the coding sequence TTGCGATTCAAGGATATTGGAGATAAAGAGATCATTGATGTGAACAACGGCGAACGTTTAGGGGTGCTCGGTCAAACAGATGTAGAGTTTAACCCAGTTACAGGCAAGATTGATGCTTTTCTCATTCCGAATTATAAGTGGTTCGGCTTGCGCAAAGAAGGCAGTGACAACCGTATTGCTTGGGAAGAAATCCAGACAATCGGCAAACATATGATACTTATTAACTCGTGA
- the dpaA gene encoding dipicolinic acid synthetase subunit A — protein sequence MTTELTIAVLGGDARYLEMIRSLQCSANASVFAVGFDQINQSFTGGIQREMEDIDPEQLDAIILPIPGLGPDGQIETVFSDKNIQLTEAWMDRLPKDCVIFTGITNTYLTETCKKRNLRLVSLFDRDDVAIYNSIPTAEGAIMTAIKHTDFTIHGSKVTVLGFGRVGMSVAAKFDALGADVHVGSIHDADIARISQMGMHAFFLDRLPEVVQNSDILINTIPALVVKRPVIEQLPTQGLMIDLASKPGGIDFDYAKKRGIQAIHALGLPGIVAPKTAGNILSVVIKQILTNS from the coding sequence TTGACCACCGAATTGACTATCGCTGTCCTTGGCGGTGATGCCCGCTACTTGGAGATGATTCGCAGCCTGCAGTGCAGTGCGAATGCATCTGTTTTTGCAGTGGGTTTTGATCAAATTAATCAAAGCTTCACTGGCGGTATTCAGCGGGAGATGGAAGACATCGACCCGGAACAACTGGACGCCATTATTCTGCCGATTCCTGGTCTGGGCCCTGACGGCCAAATTGAGACGGTCTTCTCTGATAAGAATATTCAGCTTACAGAAGCTTGGATGGATCGTCTTCCTAAAGATTGTGTTATTTTTACAGGCATTACAAATACGTACTTGACGGAAACATGCAAGAAACGTAACTTGCGCCTTGTATCGCTGTTCGACAGAGATGATGTGGCCATCTACAATTCGATTCCTACAGCCGAAGGTGCAATTATGACTGCCATCAAACATACAGATTTCACGATTCATGGATCAAAAGTTACAGTACTCGGTTTCGGGCGTGTTGGAATGAGTGTTGCGGCTAAGTTTGATGCGCTTGGTGCAGATGTTCACGTAGGGTCCATTCATGATGCCGATATTGCTCGGATAAGCCAAATGGGTATGCACGCCTTTTTCCTTGACCGTCTTCCAGAAGTAGTGCAGAACAGCGACATTCTCATTAATACAATTCCAGCTCTTGTTGTGAAGCGACCTGTAATTGAACAGCTGCCAACGCAAGGATTGATGATTGATTTAGCTTCGAAACCAGGCGGTATCGATTTCGACTACGCCAAAAAACGGGGAATCCAAGCTATTCATGCTTTAGGGCTGCCGGGTATTGTTGCACCGAAGACAGCTGGAAATATTTTATCCGTCGTTATTAAACAGATCTTAACAAACAGTTAA
- the dpaB gene encoding dipicolinate synthase subunit B, producing MSLAGKRIGFGVTGSHCTYSEIFPQIELLVKLGAEVVPIVSNTVQFTDTYFGDAKDHLQKISDLTGTKIIKTIPEAEPLGPREPLDCMVIAPLTGNSMSKLANALTDSPVLMATKATIRNEKPIVLGISTNDALGLNGVNLMRLMAAKFMYFIPFGQDDPFKKPNSLVADMTKLPETIEAALQYKQLQPVLVQRFS from the coding sequence ATGAGTTTAGCAGGAAAAAGGATTGGGTTCGGAGTTACAGGCTCACATTGCACCTATAGTGAAATATTTCCGCAGATTGAACTTCTCGTAAAATTAGGTGCAGAGGTCGTGCCAATTGTAAGCAATACGGTGCAATTTACCGACACGTATTTTGGAGACGCCAAGGATCACCTGCAAAAAATCAGTGATCTGACAGGAACGAAGATCATAAAGACGATTCCGGAAGCAGAACCGCTCGGTCCGCGAGAGCCGCTGGATTGTATGGTCATTGCACCGTTAACTGGCAACAGCATGTCAAAGCTTGCCAATGCGTTAACTGACAGCCCCGTGTTAATGGCAACGAAAGCAACAATCCGAAACGAGAAACCAATTGTGCTTGGAATCAGTACAAACGATGCATTGGGCTTGAACGGTGTTAATTTAATGCGGCTGATGGCGGCTAAATTCATGTATTTCATTCCATTCGGTCAAGATGATCCATTTAAAAAGCCGAATTCTCTTGTTGCGGATATGACAAAACTGCCTGAAACGATTGAAGCTGCTTTGCAGTACAAACAGCTGCAGCCTGTATTGGTCCAACGTTTTTCCTAA
- a CDS encoding aspartate-semialdehyde dehydrogenase, translating into MAQQSYHIAVVGATGAVGQKMLETLADRDFPIGELSLLSSSRSAGQQIDFKGKSYTVKEAMPESFEGVDIALFSAGGSVSKALAPEAVKRGAVVVDNTSAYRMDPEVPLVVPEVNEEDLKTHKGIIANPNCSTIQMVAALEPLKAAYGLSRIIVSTYQAVSGAGAVAIDELKDQAQQFLNGEDMEASVLPVKGDKRHFPVAFNALPQIDVFQDNGYTYEEMKMINETKKIMHAEDMRVSATCVRLPVFTSHAESVYVELGQDGLSVKDIHEKLAAAEGIVLEDDPSTQTYPTPLSAAGKKDVFVGRVRKDPDHDNGFHLWIVSDNLLKGAAWNSVQIAERLIQHNLLTI; encoded by the coding sequence ATGGCACAGCAAAGTTATCATATCGCAGTAGTAGGCGCGACAGGCGCTGTAGGTCAAAAAATGCTGGAAACTCTCGCAGACCGTGACTTTCCGATCGGCGAGCTTTCCTTATTATCTTCCAGCAGATCAGCTGGTCAGCAAATAGATTTTAAAGGAAAAAGCTATACGGTGAAAGAAGCGATGCCGGAGAGCTTTGAAGGTGTTGACATTGCGTTATTCTCAGCAGGAGGCTCTGTCTCAAAAGCTTTAGCACCAGAAGCAGTGAAGCGCGGTGCAGTAGTTGTTGATAACACAAGTGCTTACCGGATGGATCCGGAAGTGCCGCTTGTTGTTCCAGAAGTAAATGAAGAAGATTTAAAAACGCATAAAGGCATCATTGCTAATCCGAATTGCTCTACCATTCAAATGGTAGCTGCATTGGAACCATTAAAAGCAGCTTACGGACTTTCCCGTATTATCGTCTCCACATATCAAGCTGTATCTGGAGCGGGTGCAGTTGCTATTGATGAATTGAAGGACCAAGCACAGCAATTCCTGAACGGTGAAGATATGGAAGCAAGTGTCTTGCCCGTAAAAGGCGACAAACGCCATTTCCCAGTAGCATTCAATGCGTTGCCGCAAATAGATGTGTTCCAAGATAATGGCTACACGTATGAAGAAATGAAAATGATCAATGAAACGAAAAAAATTATGCATGCGGAAGACATGCGTGTATCTGCAACATGTGTTCGTTTGCCAGTGTTTACTTCTCATGCCGAAAGCGTTTATGTTGAACTCGGTCAAGACGGTCTTTCCGTTAAAGACATTCATGAGAAACTGGCAGCAGCAGAAGGTATCGTGCTAGAAGATGACCCGAGTACACAAACGTACCCGACACCGCTCTCTGCCGCTGGCAAGAAAGATGTATTTGTCGGAAGAGTGCGCAAGGATCCAGATCATGATAATGGATTCCACCTGTGGATTGTGTCCGACAACCTATTGAAGGGTGCGGCTTGGAATAGTGTTCAGATTGCAGAACGCTTAATTCAGCATAACTTGCTTACAATCTGA